The following are encoded in a window of Halomarina salina genomic DNA:
- a CDS encoding DUF7344 domain-containing protein → MNATGVTKTETETDPETDVAETAAPETLAKDDLFHLLQNERRRRAVQYLLEQDESVDMGSIAEHIAALENDITVAELSSAQRKRVYVGLYQCHLPKLDEAGVIDYDKNRGTVTRTALTEDLAPYLSVGETDVDAEEESPFTAVQYPAAVTGLAVVLTVASWASVLPAAGLWLPTVLTLAFASATLATAVR, encoded by the coding sequence ATGAACGCTACGGGAGTCACGAAGACCGAGACCGAGACCGACCCCGAGACGGACGTCGCCGAGACGGCCGCTCCGGAGACACTCGCCAAAGACGACCTCTTCCACCTGCTACAGAACGAGCGCCGCCGCCGTGCGGTCCAGTATCTGCTCGAACAGGACGAGAGCGTCGACATGGGTAGCATCGCCGAACACATCGCCGCACTGGAGAACGACATCACGGTCGCCGAACTCTCTTCGGCACAGCGCAAGCGCGTGTACGTCGGGCTCTACCAGTGCCACCTGCCGAAACTCGACGAGGCGGGCGTCATCGACTACGACAAGAACCGCGGAACGGTCACCCGGACCGCCCTCACCGAGGACCTCGCGCCCTATCTGTCGGTCGGCGAGACGGACGTCGACGCCGAGGAGGAGTCGCCGTTCACCGCAGTCCAGTATCCGGCGGCCGTGACGGGCCTCGCGGTGGTATTGACCGTCGCCTCCTGGGCGTCGGTGCTCCCCGCTGCGGGCCTCTGGCTCCCGACCGTCCTGACGCTCGCGTTCGCGAGCGCCACGCTGGCGACCGCGGTTCGCTGA
- the glmS gene encoding glutamine--fructose-6-phosphate transaminase (isomerizing) yields MCGIIACIGTDDAVGDLLTGLENLEYRGYDSAGVAVQNGSGIAVRKRSGQISDLGAAIAADTPTGQVGIGHTRWSTHGPPTDANAHPHTSQSGRVAVVHNGIIENYEALRARLREEGYTFRSDTDTEVVPHLVEHYLDRGLEVETAFERTLDDLEGSYAIALLVDGEDVVYAARQDSPLVLGLVDDDETGERRYYLASDVPAFLEFTDQVVYLEDGDVATVDRDGYHIRDREGGSVDRAPETVEWSPEETGKGEYEHFMRKEIDAQPEALRGTLAGRVDGDDVDLDTLPDGTFEEIDHVHLVACGTSYHAALAASRQLVRAGLPATAYRASEYHDLQPVDESTLVVAVTQSGETADTLSALRRAHEADARTVAVTNVVGSTVSREADDTLYIRAGPEIGVAATKTFTSQVVALSLLTHRVASDSAAATVREDAAEFLAALEALPEAVEDLLATTEARSVSDAHIGRDAHFFIGRDFEYPVALEGALKFKEITYEHAEGFASGELKHGPLALVTPETTLYALLTGDRGEETLKNAEEAKARGVNVVAVAPEGMAVGGVADEVLRVPDTHPDVVGLLANVQLQLVSYYTAHGLGRSIDKPRNLAKSVTVE; encoded by the coding sequence ATGTGTGGAATCATCGCGTGCATCGGAACGGACGACGCGGTCGGTGACCTGTTGACCGGCCTCGAGAACCTCGAGTATCGGGGCTACGACTCGGCCGGTGTCGCCGTCCAGAACGGGAGTGGAATCGCCGTCCGGAAGCGGTCGGGCCAGATCAGCGACCTCGGAGCGGCCATCGCGGCCGACACGCCCACCGGGCAGGTCGGCATCGGTCACACCCGGTGGTCGACCCACGGCCCGCCGACGGACGCGAACGCCCACCCGCACACGAGCCAGTCCGGGCGGGTCGCCGTCGTCCACAACGGTATCATCGAGAACTACGAGGCGCTCCGCGCACGCCTGCGCGAGGAGGGCTACACGTTCCGGAGCGACACGGACACCGAGGTCGTCCCGCATCTGGTCGAGCACTATCTTGACCGGGGGCTGGAGGTCGAGACCGCGTTCGAACGCACCCTCGACGACCTGGAGGGGAGCTACGCCATCGCGCTACTGGTCGACGGCGAGGACGTGGTGTACGCCGCCCGACAGGACTCCCCGCTCGTGCTCGGTCTCGTCGACGACGACGAGACCGGCGAGCGCCGGTACTACCTCGCCAGCGACGTCCCCGCGTTCCTGGAGTTCACCGACCAGGTCGTCTACCTCGAGGACGGCGACGTGGCGACCGTCGACCGCGACGGCTACCACATCCGCGACCGCGAGGGCGGCAGCGTCGACCGTGCCCCCGAGACGGTCGAGTGGAGCCCCGAGGAGACCGGGAAGGGCGAGTACGAACACTTCATGCGCAAGGAGATCGACGCCCAGCCCGAGGCACTCCGGGGCACGCTCGCCGGGCGCGTCGACGGCGACGACGTCGACCTCGACACGCTCCCCGACGGGACGTTCGAGGAGATCGACCACGTCCACCTCGTCGCGTGTGGCACTTCGTACCACGCGGCGCTGGCCGCCTCGCGACAGCTGGTCCGCGCGGGGCTCCCGGCCACCGCGTACCGTGCGAGCGAGTACCACGACCTGCAGCCGGTCGACGAGTCGACGCTCGTCGTCGCGGTCACGCAGTCGGGCGAGACCGCCGACACGCTCAGTGCGCTCCGTCGCGCCCACGAGGCCGACGCGCGGACCGTCGCCGTCACGAACGTCGTCGGCTCGACGGTCTCCCGCGAGGCGGACGACACGCTGTACATCCGCGCTGGTCCCGAGATCGGCGTCGCCGCGACGAAGACGTTCACCTCGCAGGTCGTCGCGCTGAGCCTGCTGACCCACCGCGTCGCCAGCGACAGCGCGGCCGCGACGGTCCGCGAGGACGCCGCCGAGTTCCTCGCGGCGCTGGAGGCGCTCCCCGAGGCCGTCGAGGACCTGCTCGCGACGACCGAGGCCCGGAGCGTCAGCGACGCCCACATCGGACGCGACGCGCACTTCTTCATCGGTCGGGACTTCGAGTACCCGGTCGCGCTGGAGGGGGCGCTGAAGTTCAAGGAGATCACCTACGAGCACGCCGAGGGGTTCGCATCGGGCGAACTGAAACACGGCCCGCTCGCGCTCGTCACCCCCGAGACGACGCTGTACGCGCTGCTGACCGGCGACCGCGGCGAGGAGACGCTGAAGAACGCCGAGGAGGCGAAGGCCCGCGGGGTCAACGTCGTCGCCGTCGCCCCCGAGGGGATGGCGGTCGGCGGCGTCGCCGACGAGGTGCTCCGCGTCCCCGACACCCACCCCGACGTCGTCGGCCTGCTCGCGAACGTCCAGCTCCAGCTCGTGTCGTACTACACCGCTCACGGCCTCGGCCGGTCCATCGACAAGCCGCGCAACCTCGCGAAGAGCGTCACCGTCGAGTGA
- a CDS encoding DUF58 domain-containing protein: MSNATATASQSNQSNQSSQSETASSYGQRVSSATDGDDLAVEVERRRTGRWRGIVAVALFAGAVGVLAARPLLLLATVPAAAFAAYPRITGRPKPTLRVERTVDDDTPDRGSDVEVTVRITNTGRWPLVDARFVDGVPPMLAVREGSPRHAAFLWPGRSTTFSYTVGAEYGRHQFDPVTTYLRDVSGGTELEATVDCEPATSLTCTDAVPEVPLRKQSRHSTGRLVTDDGGAGIEFHRTREYQKGDPMSRIDWKRYAKTGDLTTVEFREERAATIVLLVDARQSAYRASAEGEPHGLAYNLAGAEQLLTALGETRDYVGLAAIGREFCWLAAGVGIEHELTARELLATHPVLSTVPPEEDAENPDEQAAELRKRLSGDAQVIYLSPLADEYSTSLALTLEANGHPVTVISPDVTSDATVGSRLARVDRQNRLSSLRQAEIPVVDWTPDQPLGTSIVDVMEASE; encoded by the coding sequence ATGAGCAACGCTACCGCCACCGCCAGCCAGTCGAACCAGTCGAACCAGTCGAGCCAGTCGGAGACGGCGTCGAGCTACGGCCAGCGCGTCTCCTCGGCCACCGACGGGGACGACCTCGCCGTCGAGGTCGAGCGCCGTCGGACCGGCCGCTGGCGCGGTATCGTCGCCGTCGCGCTGTTCGCCGGGGCCGTCGGCGTGCTCGCGGCCCGCCCGCTCCTGCTGCTCGCGACGGTGCCGGCCGCGGCGTTCGCGGCCTACCCGCGGATAACGGGGCGGCCGAAGCCGACGCTCCGCGTCGAGCGCACCGTCGACGACGACACCCCCGACCGGGGCAGCGACGTCGAGGTGACCGTCCGCATCACCAACACCGGTCGCTGGCCGCTCGTCGACGCGCGGTTCGTCGACGGCGTCCCGCCGATGCTCGCGGTCCGCGAGGGATCGCCCCGTCACGCCGCGTTCCTCTGGCCCGGCCGGTCGACGACGTTCTCCTACACCGTCGGCGCGGAGTACGGCCGCCACCAGTTCGACCCCGTCACGACGTACCTCCGGGACGTCTCGGGCGGGACGGAACTCGAAGCCACGGTCGACTGCGAGCCAGCGACGTCGCTGACGTGCACCGACGCCGTCCCCGAGGTGCCCCTCCGGAAACAGTCCCGGCACTCGACGGGCCGTCTCGTCACCGACGACGGCGGCGCCGGCATCGAGTTCCACCGCACCCGCGAGTACCAGAAGGGCGACCCGATGAGCCGCATCGACTGGAAGCGCTACGCGAAGACGGGCGACCTGACGACCGTCGAGTTCCGCGAGGAGCGCGCCGCGACCATCGTGTTGCTCGTCGACGCCCGCCAGAGCGCCTACCGCGCGAGCGCCGAGGGCGAACCCCACGGCCTCGCGTACAACCTCGCCGGAGCCGAGCAGCTGCTGACCGCGCTCGGCGAGACGCGTGACTACGTCGGCCTCGCGGCTATCGGCCGGGAGTTCTGCTGGCTCGCCGCCGGGGTCGGTATCGAGCACGAACTGACCGCCCGCGAACTGCTCGCGACCCACCCCGTCCTCTCGACGGTCCCGCCCGAGGAGGACGCCGAGAACCCCGACGAGCAGGCGGCCGAACTCCGCAAACGCCTCTCCGGTGACGCACAGGTCATCTACCTGTCGCCGCTGGCCGACGAGTACAGCACCTCGCTCGCGCTCACGCTGGAGGCCAACGGCCACCCGGTGACGGTCATCTCGCCGGACGTCACCAGCGACGCGACGGTCGGGAGCCGACTCGCGCGCGTCGACCGCCAGAACCGCCTCAGCTCGCTCCGTCAGGCCGAGATTCCGGTCGTCGACTGGACGCCGGACCAGCCCCTTGGAACCTCTATCGTCGACGTCATGGAGGCCTCGGAGTGA
- a CDS encoding DUF7563 family protein, which yields MNLVNSAQATDSQRRCNNCGEFVTRQFVRVFGDNADEVYGCLSCGTARDLRDGKQIRP from the coding sequence ATGAATCTGGTAAACTCCGCGCAAGCGACTGACTCCCAGCGGCGATGTAACAACTGCGGCGAATTCGTCACGCGACAGTTCGTCCGTGTCTTCGGTGACAACGCCGACGAGGTCTACGGCTGTCTCAGCTGCGGGACGGCCCGCGACCTCCGGGATGGGAAACAGATTCGTCCGTAG
- a CDS encoding AAA family ATPase encodes MEIQEVHSRSNAILDEVSRAVIADRQVLRTVLTGFLARGHVLLEDVPGTGKTLTARSYATALGLSFSRIQFTPDLLPSDVTGTHIFNEKTREFEFQPGPIFSNIVLADEINRASPKTQSALLEAMEEGQVTVDGTTHTLPDPFFVIATQNPVEQEGTFPLPEAQKDRFIIKTSLGYPDEDGELEIINRRANRDTTSPSAERVTNDEEALALREAPEHIHTDPDVRRYITRLCRATREDSRVKTGVSPRATQRLFEASRALAAINGRAYVTPDEVKAIAPTVLSHRLVLTADARVGNVSKQSVVQNLLEEIEVPTVQYTSQQQSQPSAGDD; translated from the coding sequence ATGGAGATACAGGAGGTTCACTCGCGAAGCAACGCGATCCTCGACGAGGTGTCGCGGGCGGTCATCGCCGACAGACAGGTGTTACGAACGGTACTGACGGGCTTTCTCGCCCGTGGTCACGTCCTACTGGAGGACGTCCCCGGCACCGGGAAGACGCTGACGGCGCGGTCGTACGCCACCGCGCTCGGTCTCTCGTTCTCGCGCATCCAGTTCACGCCGGACCTCCTCCCCTCCGACGTCACCGGGACGCACATCTTCAACGAGAAGACCCGCGAGTTCGAGTTCCAGCCCGGCCCCATCTTCTCCAACATCGTGCTGGCCGACGAGATCAACCGCGCCTCCCCGAAGACCCAGTCCGCGCTGCTCGAAGCGATGGAGGAGGGTCAGGTCACCGTCGACGGGACGACGCACACGCTGCCCGACCCGTTCTTCGTCATCGCGACGCAGAACCCCGTCGAACAGGAGGGGACGTTCCCGCTGCCCGAGGCGCAGAAAGACCGGTTCATCATCAAGACCTCGCTGGGCTACCCCGACGAGGACGGCGAACTGGAGATCATCAACCGCCGGGCGAACCGCGACACGACGTCGCCGAGCGCGGAACGCGTCACGAACGACGAGGAGGCCCTCGCGCTCCGGGAGGCCCCCGAGCACATCCACACCGACCCGGACGTCCGACGGTACATCACCCGGCTCTGCCGGGCGACCCGCGAGGACTCGCGGGTGAAGACCGGCGTCTCGCCGCGTGCGACCCAGCGCCTGTTCGAGGCGTCGCGCGCGCTCGCAGCCATCAACGGCCGGGCGTACGTCACCCCGGACGAGGTGAAGGCCATCGCGCCCACCGTCCTCTCCCACCGCCTCGTCCTCACCGCGGACGCCCGCGTCGGCAACGTCAGCAAGCAGTCGGTCGTCCAGAACCTTCTGGAGGAGATAGAGGTCCCGACCGTCCAGTACACCTCCCAGCAGCAGAGCCAGCCCTCAGCAGGCGACGACTGA
- a CDS encoding DUF7344 domain-containing protein: MDRETLMSEESELALDDAFNILSNSRRRYILYYLYTRTEPATIDELAGQIAAWENEIPIEDLDDTARRRVYVSLYQTHLPKLDDFDIADYDRDDGTVTLTERAGEIVRYLPVEEEETRDFTWYYVGLSAVAVVLLGAVAINLVPSAIAAVVIALGLLALVGFQFVTRRSSDDRDLLELEDLE; encoded by the coding sequence ATGGACCGAGAGACGCTGATGTCGGAGGAGTCGGAACTGGCGCTCGACGACGCGTTCAACATCCTGAGCAACTCGCGCCGTCGCTACATCCTGTACTATCTGTACACGCGCACGGAGCCCGCGACCATCGACGAACTCGCCGGACAGATCGCCGCCTGGGAGAACGAGATTCCCATCGAGGACCTCGACGACACCGCGCGGCGACGCGTCTACGTCTCGCTCTACCAGACGCACCTGCCGAAGCTCGACGACTTCGACATCGCTGACTACGACCGCGACGACGGCACCGTCACGCTGACCGAGCGCGCCGGAGAGATCGTCCGGTATCTCCCCGTCGAGGAAGAGGAGACCCGCGACTTCACCTGGTACTACGTCGGGTTGAGCGCCGTCGCCGTCGTCCTCCTCGGTGCCGTCGCGATAAACCTCGTCCCGTCGGCCATCGCCGCGGTGGTCATCGCGCTCGGACTGCTCGCGCTGGTCGGCTTCCAGTTCGTCACCCGGCGGTCGAGCGACGACCGCGACCTCCTCGAACTCGAGGACCTCGAGTAG
- a CDS encoding DUF4129 domain-containing protein: MNADRVVALAVALACIVAMGVSATTLESSLSSDPDEVIDLDFENVPFGNDQAETIKKQVESNKDNPEQQVQKKEPQPQQQQEQQQQQEQSSDSGDQGDEQSLWEQLLDLLLALLPFLLALLGLLVLAAVLKRYGERILGLLLALLPQGSDGGDGTGVEWVADPRNEIERAWLTMTDRAGIQRPRQMTTAECASAAIAAGLDPDGVSTLRSVFENVRYGTQPVTDDDARRARESLRRMDLGGEF; encoded by the coding sequence ATGAACGCCGACCGGGTCGTCGCGCTCGCCGTGGCACTCGCCTGCATCGTTGCGATGGGGGTCTCCGCGACGACGCTCGAATCGTCCCTCTCGTCCGACCCTGACGAGGTCATCGACCTCGACTTCGAGAACGTCCCCTTCGGCAACGACCAGGCAGAGACGATCAAGAAGCAGGTTGAATCCAACAAGGACAACCCCGAGCAGCAGGTCCAGAAGAAGGAGCCACAGCCCCAACAGCAACAGGAACAGCAGCAGCAACAGGAACAGAGCTCCGACTCCGGGGATCAGGGCGACGAGCAGTCCCTCTGGGAGCAGCTGCTCGACCTGCTGTTGGCACTCCTGCCGTTCCTCCTGGCGCTGCTCGGCCTGCTGGTCCTGGCCGCCGTCCTGAAGCGCTACGGCGAGCGGATTCTCGGGCTGTTGCTCGCGCTCCTCCCGCAGGGGAGCGACGGCGGCGACGGCACCGGCGTCGAGTGGGTCGCCGACCCGCGCAACGAGATCGAACGCGCGTGGCTCACGATGACCGACCGCGCTGGTATCCAGCGCCCCCGACAGATGACGACCGCCGAGTGCGCGAGCGCGGCCATCGCCGCCGGGCTGGACCCGGACGGCGTCAGCACGCTGCGCTCGGTGTTCGAGAACGTCCGCTACGGCACCCAGCCCGTCACCGACGACGACGCGCGTCGCGCCCGCGAGTCGCTGCGACGGATGGACCTCGGTGGTGAGTTCTGA
- a CDS encoding DUF7269 family protein → MASVRRALWYLFVVLGIAVFGGALAVVLSPELGEVLPIQPAIEALGSDYLVVAGIGVLALLVLVVMLVARAASSVDEAAAPEPEFVEQVPVLGAEFDDLVDHGLGLRATYFSDEPEGVREDLREKAIRTLIRKRGVAREDARALVESGRWTDDRTASQFLATDGVAPRSARVRAALNGQSWLQYGAAATAEEIVRIASDAAPSGRPGASTSTAPPNDTADAAGPNAAGPAGTSGGTR, encoded by the coding sequence ATGGCGTCGGTCAGACGTGCGCTCTGGTACCTGTTCGTCGTGCTGGGTATCGCCGTCTTCGGCGGCGCGCTCGCCGTCGTCCTCTCGCCGGAGCTGGGGGAGGTCCTCCCCATCCAACCCGCCATCGAGGCGCTCGGTAGCGACTACCTCGTCGTGGCGGGCATCGGCGTCCTCGCGCTCCTCGTCCTCGTCGTGATGCTCGTCGCTCGCGCGGCCAGTAGCGTCGACGAGGCCGCGGCCCCCGAACCCGAGTTCGTCGAGCAGGTGCCCGTCCTCGGCGCGGAGTTCGACGACCTGGTCGACCACGGCCTGGGCCTCCGCGCGACGTACTTCTCGGACGAACCCGAGGGGGTCCGCGAGGACCTCCGCGAGAAGGCCATCCGGACGCTGATTCGGAAACGGGGTGTCGCCCGGGAGGACGCCAGAGCGCTCGTCGAGTCCGGGCGCTGGACGGACGACCGGACGGCGAGCCAGTTCCTCGCGACCGACGGTGTCGCCCCGCGCTCGGCGCGCGTTCGCGCCGCGCTCAACGGCCAGTCGTGGCTCCAGTACGGGGCCGCGGCCACGGCCGAGGAGATCGTCCGCATCGCGTCCGACGCGGCGCCGAGCGGGCGGCCGGGGGCGTCCACCTCGACCGCACCACCGAACGACACAGCTGACGCCGCTGGACCGAACGCCGCCGGACCGGCCGGCACCTCCGGAGGAACACGATGA
- a CDS encoding DUF7519 family protein, which yields MTRVVYHPSRVSSAIAVLAAAASVAALAKVPEQYTAVGISLGGVLVLALGVAVYRWGYRFLGLPIALVGVAVSFAGFGVGVVQLGSYEASFTLRGELLGLLGVPFVALGVVPVHRRLARRLVSLGFVFLVLGVVFTGAVNGTGTDPIPLLAGMVAAIVAWDAGEQAINVGRQLGRSARTWPAELSHSGGTAAFGGISVGAGLVLFDVDVTGLPLESLLLLLGAAVVLMIALYK from the coding sequence GTGACCCGCGTCGTCTACCACCCCTCGCGGGTGAGTTCTGCTATCGCCGTCCTCGCCGCGGCGGCGAGCGTCGCCGCGCTCGCGAAGGTGCCAGAACAGTACACGGCCGTCGGCATCTCGCTGGGCGGCGTGCTCGTCCTCGCGCTCGGCGTGGCCGTCTACCGCTGGGGCTACCGGTTCCTCGGCCTCCCCATCGCACTCGTCGGGGTGGCCGTCTCGTTCGCCGGGTTCGGCGTCGGCGTCGTGCAACTCGGGAGCTACGAGGCGAGCTTCACGCTCCGGGGGGAGCTCCTGGGGCTGCTCGGCGTCCCGTTCGTCGCGCTCGGCGTCGTCCCGGTACACCGGCGACTGGCGCGCCGACTCGTCTCGCTGGGGTTCGTCTTCCTCGTCCTCGGCGTCGTGTTCACGGGGGCGGTCAACGGCACCGGCACCGACCCCATCCCGCTGCTGGCGGGGATGGTCGCCGCCATCGTCGCCTGGGACGCGGGCGAACAGGCCATCAACGTCGGGCGACAGCTCGGCCGGTCGGCGCGGACGTGGCCCGCCGAACTCTCGCACTCGGGCGGCACCGCGGCGTTCGGCGGCATCAGCGTCGGTGCGGGGCTCGTGCTGTTCGACGTCGACGTCACCGGCCTGCCTCTGGAGAGCCTCCTGCTCCTCCTCGGCGCGGCGGTGGTGCTGATGATCGCGCTGTACAAGTAG
- a CDS encoding DUF7511 domain-containing protein: MREDIDTSPQRDAEAQEGSLFAWPRFELDYTVEPYDDAPDLYTFYPHDASDEEIITQWVSADEESLVDVTAVR; the protein is encoded by the coding sequence ATGAGAGAGGACATCGATACATCACCACAGCGGGACGCCGAGGCGCAAGAGGGGTCACTGTTCGCGTGGCCTCGCTTCGAACTCGACTACACGGTCGAACCGTACGACGACGCACCGGACCTGTACACGTTCTACCCACACGACGCGTCCGACGAAGAGATCATCACCCAGTGGGTGTCGGCGGACGAGGAGTCCCTCGTCGACGTCACCGCGGTCCGGTGA